The window GGAGGACTTTAAGGGAATCTGTGCATTACATTCGCCTCCTATCTCACTCCTTCAGCCAACTCGCCATTGAAGCTTTCCTGGAAAGGTGATGGAAGAACATTGTACCTTCAGACTTAAAGAGTCTGAGCTTCTATATGCAGCAAATGAAACATCAGGATGCTCTAAGCTTCTAGATCCTTATaaccttgggggtggggggtgctgtggAAATGTGTGGAAGAGGAAGAGTTTGGAGAAAATTTATGTTCCCCAAATTTTATTGGTGTTTATATGGGGAGCTGAACTTGGAACATTCATAACATTTGGCTTCTGGCTGACTTAGTACTCTAAAAAATAGCTCCCTCTTCACCTGACTGCTGGGAGTGACTGCCAGGAATGAGGGCAGCCCTGTTCGAGGCAAGAAGTCTGCCCGTTCCCATTGATGAGTCAGGTGTGAAGTCAGCTTGAGCATCTGGACTAATTTGTCCCGAACTGTCAGCTGCCTGCCATTTCCTCCCCTCCCGCCCTTATTTGGAGCCCCTGACAGCTGAGCCACAAACAAACTGGGGAAGCTGGGTGCTGGCCAATCCTCACCCACTGCTTCCCCGCATGGGTCCCCTTGCCCAAGAGAAAGAACCCTGAGGCATCGGTGTGAGATAGCCAAAGATTCTTTTTTGCTCTTCTCACACCTTTGAAGTGGGAACCTCTTGAGGCAAATCAACAAGAATGTGGCTCTTGCAGCTGAGGGTCTGGGAGGTTGTAGGGGCTGCTCAAGGTTGAGGGCTGTGACAAGCTCTGCTGGACTGATAACTTTAAAAGGGCATCTTCTGCTGGCTCCTCACTCAGCTGCTTTATCGCTGCAAGTGATGGAATGGGGAGGGTTCCATCTCTCTTGTGCACTCAGAGAGCTGGAAGGAGGGGCTATAAAAAGAGGAGGCACAGGGCAGCTGGGAGACAGAGACAAACGAAGGACGAacaagggaagaagagaagagatagAAGAGGCAGCCATTATCAGGTCACTGACCCACTCCAGCATGGGCTTCTTCCCTACCATCTCTGTGGGCTTCCTCTTCTTTCTGGCATTTCAGATTCCAGATCAAACCAGAGCTAACCCTGTGTACAATCCTGTGTCCAATGCAGACCTGATGGATTTCAAGGTAGGGTCAAGAGAGGGGCACAGTTTTGGACCAGGGGGGTTTCTGATACTGGGTtgttcttgttgattttctccaagTCAGTGAGTTCTCTCCCTGTATTTTCCCTTTGTAAAGAATTTGCTGGACCGTTTGGAGGAGAAGATGCCTTTAGAAGATGAAGTTGTGCCCCCACAAGTACTAAGTGATCAGAATGATGAGGCTGGTGCAGCTCTCAATCCGCTCCCTGAGGTGCCTCCTTGGACCGGAGAGTTCAGCTCAGCCCAACGAGATGGGGGAGCCCTCGGGCGGGGCCCGTGGGACTCCTCTGAAAGATCTGCCCTCCTGAAAAACAAGCTGAGGGCTCTGCTCACTGCCCCTCGGAGCCTGCGGAGATCCAGCTGCTTTGGGGGCAGGATGGACAGGATTGGAGCCCAGAGTGGACTGGGGTGCAATAGCTTCCGGGTAAGTGGAGTGGGACATGGGAATGGGATAGGGAGGAGAgaaattatagcttttttgaGGCTCACACCTTGTCAAAGAACACCATTGGGGGAAACTTCAGCAGGAAAGGAACCAGTGTAGAAGTTTGTTCCATTTGagttttctgctctgatttgaTGGGTGACCCATGAGTCTCAGGATGATGCCAGCATCCTCAGCTACAGCGTGCTGATAAAGTGTAAACAAAAAGCTACTTTCACTCACACTGGGAAATTGAAATGTTCACAAGGCAAGCATTGTGAACTGCTCGTTGGTAGTTCATGTATTGGGGAAAGGGGAACCTCCCTTAGAAATGCAAGAACACGAAATAGCAAATGAAATTGACAAAGTTTGCCTTCATTGACTTCTCATGAGTAGACTGTGTACCAATCATGAAACGCAAAGGGTCATCAGTCTGGGAGTTGGGGGCAAGTGGGGAGTAGATGGTCAGGGGTCAAGTTAAGTGAGTTAGCACAGTCATCTTAGATCGACTTTTCCAGGAAAGCCAGGTCACCAAGCCAAacttttgtttctctgttctctttttagtACCGAAGATAACAGCCAGGGAGGAAAAGGTGGGCCAGGCCCCTGCACACTGAGAGAGAGACCTTCATCCCTGGGTCTCTCATGCAACCTTGTCCCATCTCACTGTCAAGTTGAGTTGTGATGAGCACTTTATTCAAGCTGCAGCTTCCTGTCAACATTTCTTGCATTTTTATGCTAACTTTAGATAAAAACAGTTTAATTGTGGCATCCTGTGTCTCCCACCCATGCATTAAATTTTAGGGTAAATTCTCACCTGTTACTGAAAGCAGtttgaaaatgaataaacttCAGCACCATGGACAGAAGGCAAAGGCTTGAGTTGGTGTGATTTGTTTCCGGGGGAGAGAATTCAACCCGATATTCCTTGTTAGAGAGAATGCCCTGtttattcctttctccatctatttctccctttatcccttcttcttttcctcGTTTTTCCTTTTTGCCTCAAACTGCAGTTTTCAACCTGCACTGCTTCTGCTCAGCCCCAGTCAAGAGTCCTGAAAAAAACCCGGGAGATCTTAAGAGCTCTTATTTTGATTCAGATTTGCTTATGTCTAGGGAAGCCATTAATTGAAAAGAAACTTGAAAGCATCTGGGCTGCTTCTCTGGTTACATCTAAAGTAGTTTGTACTCAATTGACAGTTTTTACTCCATAGGCCtttatagatatttttttaaagacatttataaaactaaattttctgaTGCATTTTGAGAATGTACCTGAGTGAGTTGCACATttagttctgaaaaaaaaaaaacaaaaacgacaACAACTAGGCAGAGTGGTGCTATGTTTAAAAGTTGAGcaaagtggagaaagaaatgcTTGCTCTGCTGACAATCGCAGGTTTATATGCCTTTTAGGTACAACACACGTGTCTAAAAAATAGCCATTTTTCCCTAATTCATGTCCGAGGTGCCTGGACTTGAAGATTTTACCGAGAATGTGAGAGCTGCTGGAGAAGACACAGCTTCTTTTTATCTGCTTCTGAAAGGGCGTTATCCTTAGAAAATGCCAGGCAGTTAAGTTCTGAAACAGGGATAGTATACTATTTTCCCATCCTCTACCCCCAACACCCTACTCTCCCCCTTAGGTTCTACCACACTCCTCCAACACTCCCGCTTCCCTTTTCCATGCCCTTGTTTATACTGTTTCTTCCACCTGAAATGCCCTTTACCCGGTCCTCCTGAGGATATGCTACTCATTCTTCTAGGCTCATTGCAAATGCCACTTCTTCCTTGAAGCCTTCCCTGATACCATGTGTCCCAAAAGTTAATCTTCCTTTCTCCCTGGGCAGTCTTCTGCATGTTAACTATTAGGACAATTTGCTGTGGTACCCAATTCTGTGCATCTATATTTCTGGATTGCAAGCTCCTTGAGGGTAAATGGCCCCTTCTGCAGCACATAGCAGTTGATGCTGGATAAATATTGGTGAAATTGTCTTGGTATTATACAGAAATTGGGGAAAGGGGAAATAAAGTAACAATTTGCTCCTTGTAGAATTGTTGGTTAGGGAGTAGGGTGGGAGGGAGAGCTCTAAATGAATCTAACTacttccaattaaaaaatgttcctTATTTAGACTTCAATCATCGAAAGGCAGGAAACCAAGAAGCAGAAAATGACTAACGGGACAAGGGGGAAAGAGTCAGAAAAAAAGCTTTCATTTAAATTCTGGTCCCTGAGGTCTGGCCCTGGGGAATGTGAGTCCCTACAGGCGGTTGAACTCCAGGGTATCATAGAGCACAGTGGGTTCTCATTGGAATCAACTTAAAGAGCCAAATTAAAACCCAGAAGATGCCCCCTGGGGCTTGGAGGCCACCTGGGGACAGGAGGTGGAGCCTGGATCTGAGACTGCTCCCACTACTTGAGGAAGGGTGACAAGGCAGATCaaatagagacagagacagacacatTTCTTGAAAAACCAAAAGCAAGTGAACAAAAGGCAATGACAGATGGCACTGACAGAAGCCAGCTGCAAGGTCTGAATATCTACAGACCTGgcatcaattttatttcttctggttgGATCTCAGCAGAATCTGTGGGCAAATTCCTAAATACACACTGTCAGGAATATAAATGGATTCTCCACCTACTGTACGGAAAGCAGCAGCTGGAAGGAATAGGTGGATTTTGTAGGAGGAAAGGATACAAAAACAAGATGTAGTTGGGTTACTCTGAGGGGAGAACCAGAACAGTGGTAACCTGGTTTTTGCTGGGACGCACAGGACTTTGTTTTCAATAAGGCTGTTGTCTAATATAGATGGGTGAATTGAAGTCATGCTGGCAGAGCTATGTAAGGAGAGAATTGAGACTGTGAAAGTACTTCCTAGTTTTGCAATTAGgagagggaataaatgaaaagtcAAGAACCACTCTAAAGAAAGAACTCGGTGGAGACAGAAGCCTAAAGGGGATGGATGAAGATATTTATTCTGATGTGTTACAGTTACAATGAGAACTTCCAAGTTCCAAAAGTTCAAATAAAAATAGactttcacaaattaaaaaaaaatacaatttatatacACAGAGGAATTAGCTAACATTATTGTACAAACAAACAGCACAAACAGAAAACAGGAGGCTGCGGCTGTCCGCAGGCGCCGTGGGGTGACACTGCCCCCCAATACTGCTGGGACCCACAAGGGGGCTTCCGGTCCTTGTGGAGGCGCTCCCGCTGGCAAGGACCGGGTCACTGCACAATTCTGCCTCGGAAATGCGATCTGGTCAGCTGGTCAAGCAAGCCAATTGCCCATTCCAGCCAGGAACTGTTAAAGCAGCTCACACAGCAGGCTCTTGTGTCCCCTCAGCAGGTGCCTcggctggtggggggtggggtggggtgagacaTGAGAAAGCAAGCTGGGGACGGAACACAGAAACGCACTCCTGACTAACCCCAACCCccctctgtgtttttgttttaaaattaaattaaacatttaattttgaaatgttactgAGGACGATGGAAGTCTTAACTCTCTGGGGCTGGGTGATAGGTAAGATGTTGAAAATGCTGGTTTTTAATTGACAGAAATCAAAGGAGCAAAGCTTGCCATTTAGTTACAAGTGGAGAAATGGTCATCTTTGGGCTTATCTGGAAAGGGCAGATGTGAACAGAGGCGGGAAGGAAACTGAAAGTGCCCTTCCCGAGGACCTGGGCCACCCAGTGGGTGCAGGGGGTGGAGGGCCCTGGCATTCTATTGTCTATCTCTAGGCTAAACTGACGGGAACAAAATATCTGGTGACTTAAATATAACACGAGGTGCCCGAGGGACGCATTCCAACAACCCCCGCCTCTGCAGACCAGCAGGCCCCTCGCAGGCCCTCAATTCTGCCAGGGTAAGAGGTGGAAAGGGGAGGACTGAGCTTCTGGGGCAGGCTGCATGCTCTTCTCCTGACTCAGGCAACTGTTTCCTtcttaagaaaaggaagaaactttATGGTAAACCTCGATAGCCCCATGAAGAAACAGGGGCAGCTAGCCCAACACAATCACCCTGAGAGGGCTTTACCTCTTTTGGTCCTTGTGACTTTCTGAACTATTTAGTGGAAGCATTATTTCCCAAATCATGTGCATCCAAGGAAGCTAAGAAATTTAGAAGTTATATAATTTTTGTCAAAGAGATAAGAAAATGGGACAGAATGAAGGTGGTCTCCCAGGCAGTTGAAAAAGACCCTGTAGGAACTTTCTCATTTAAGGACAATTATTCTCTTGAGTATGCTGAGCCAGAGACCTCAAATGGCAAAGACTAACATCCATCCTCAGCTCAAAAGGCAGACTCTGCAAAGGAAGTCAGCTCACGGCTGAGGGTTAGAGGACAGTGTCACCAGAGCCAGGCAccgatgttttaaaaaatctaaatgcaAATGAATGTCACGTTGAGTCCCAAAGCAAATCTGCCACAGGACTGCTTGATGGGACCAAGATGCAGCGGAGAGAGCAGAAGAGGAGGTGCAAATGTCTGATACTTAAATGTTCACTTTGGGTGCCTATTCAGAGGGGGCCAATTTTACCCAGCCTGGAGAAAGGGGGTCAtgggaagaaatgagaagggtttcCTATGTCTCACGCTGAACTCCTGGGGCATGTGCTGGTAGAGGGAATCTTTATCCTGCAGAACAGCAGACCCTCCAGAAGTCCCCATTTCTGACCCCTCAGGAAGTTAGGGATGGTGGCAACCAGCAGGAAGCGGAGGGAAATTTATGAAAGGCTGACAGCCTCTTCCTCCAATAAACCGCTTTTTCCTAACACTCTGGCTTTAAAGGTACCTTTCAGTGGTCACTGGCTCAGAAGTTTATTCCTTTCCATCTTATAAACAACAGTACCCTTTCCCTAAGCTAAG of the Tamandua tetradactyla isolate mTamTet1 chromosome 2, mTamTet1.pri, whole genome shotgun sequence genome contains:
- the NPPA gene encoding natriuretic peptides A, producing MGFFPTISVGFLFFLAFQIPDQTRANPVYNPVSNADLMDFKNLLDRLEEKMPLEDEVVPPQVLSDQNDEAGAALNPLPEVPPWTGEFSSAQRDGGALGRGPWDSSERSALLKNKLRALLTAPRSLRRSSCFGGRMDRIGAQSGLGCNSFRYRR